From the genome of Muricauda sp. SCSIO 64092, one region includes:
- the uvrB gene encoding excinuclease ABC subunit UvrB, producing the protein MKFKVVSDFKPTGDQPEAIKQLSNGISSGDAHQTLLGVTGSGKTFTVANVVAEVQRPTLVLAHNKTLAAQLYSEFKQFFPNNAIEYFVSYYDYYQPEAYIPTSGTYIEKDLSINEDIEKLRLSATSSLLSGRRDVLVVASVSCLYGIGNPVEFQKNVISIHRDQVISRTKFLHQLVQSLYSRTTADFRNGNFRVKGDVVDVFPGYADHAFRIHFFGDEIEEIEALDPHNNSVIEIYDTLNIYPANMFVTSPDILQNAIREIQDDLVNQVDYFKQIGRPLEAKRLEERTNFDLEMIRELGYCSGIENYSRYLDGRQPGTRPFCLLDYFPDDYLIVIDESHVTIPQVHAMYGGDRSRKENLVEYGFRLPAALDNRPLKFEEFEALQNQVIYVSATPAEYELQLSEGVYVEQVIRPTGLLDPEIEVRPSLNQIDDLIEEIQKRVELDERTLVTTLTKRMAEELVKYLTRIDIRCRYIHSDVDTLERVEIMQDLRKGLFDVLVGVNLLREGLDLPEVSLVAILDADKEGFLRSNRSLTQTVGRAARNLNGKAIMYADTITDSMQKTIDETNYRREKQMAYNTENNIVPKALNKSLDNALAKNSVSTYHFEKEALRAAEPDLEYLTPQQKEKIIRDKRKAMEKAAKELNFMEAAKLRDEIKMLQEQD; encoded by the coding sequence ATGAAGTTTAAAGTAGTTTCGGATTTCAAACCTACCGGAGACCAGCCTGAAGCCATAAAGCAATTGTCCAATGGAATTTCTTCGGGAGATGCCCATCAAACCTTGTTGGGGGTAACCGGTTCTGGAAAAACGTTTACGGTGGCCAACGTAGTGGCCGAAGTACAACGGCCCACTTTGGTCCTGGCCCATAACAAAACTTTGGCTGCCCAATTGTATTCCGAATTCAAGCAATTTTTTCCCAACAATGCCATTGAATACTTCGTATCATATTATGATTACTACCAGCCAGAGGCCTATATTCCCACAAGTGGGACGTATATTGAAAAGGATCTATCCATAAACGAGGATATTGAAAAGCTGCGTTTGAGTGCGACCTCCTCCTTACTTTCCGGTAGACGGGATGTGTTGGTCGTCGCTTCCGTTTCTTGTCTTTATGGCATTGGAAATCCTGTTGAATTTCAAAAAAATGTCATTTCCATCCATAGGGACCAGGTCATTTCCCGAACAAAATTTCTACATCAACTGGTACAAAGCCTCTATTCAAGGACTACAGCGGATTTTAGGAATGGAAACTTTAGGGTAAAGGGCGATGTGGTCGATGTTTTTCCGGGATATGCCGATCACGCTTTCCGAATCCATTTTTTTGGAGATGAAATTGAAGAGATTGAGGCCTTGGATCCCCATAACAATTCGGTCATAGAAATTTATGATACCCTAAATATCTATCCGGCCAATATGTTCGTGACTTCCCCGGACATACTTCAAAATGCCATTAGGGAAATTCAGGACGACCTGGTGAACCAAGTGGATTACTTTAAACAAATAGGAAGGCCATTGGAAGCCAAACGGTTGGAAGAACGTACCAATTTTGATTTGGAAATGATTCGGGAATTGGGATACTGTTCCGGAATTGAAAACTACTCCAGATACTTGGATGGGAGGCAGCCTGGAACGCGGCCTTTCTGTTTACTTGATTATTTTCCCGATGATTATCTTATCGTCATTGATGAGAGTCATGTAACCATTCCACAGGTACATGCCATGTATGGCGGTGATCGCTCCCGAAAGGAAAATTTGGTGGAATACGGTTTTCGACTTCCTGCTGCCTTGGATAACAGACCATTGAAATTTGAGGAATTTGAAGCGCTCCAAAATCAGGTGATTTATGTAAGTGCCACTCCAGCCGAATATGAATTACAATTGAGTGAAGGGGTATATGTGGAACAGGTGATACGCCCAACTGGACTTTTGGATCCCGAGATCGAAGTAAGGCCAAGTCTTAATCAAATAGATGATTTAATCGAAGAAATACAAAAACGGGTGGAATTGGATGAACGTACCCTGGTCACTACATTGACCAAACGTATGGCCGAGGAATTGGTCAAATACCTCACCCGAATAGACATTCGCTGTCGTTATATCCACAGTGATGTGGACACTTTGGAACGTGTGGAAATCATGCAGGATCTACGTAAGGGCCTCTTTGATGTATTGGTAGGCGTAAATCTTCTTAGGGAAGGGTTGGATTTGCCCGAGGTGTCATTGGTTGCGATTTTGGATGCCGACAAAGAAGGTTTTCTGCGCAGTAATCGTTCCCTGACCCAGACTGTTGGCCGTGCAGCACGAAACTTAAATGGAAAGGCCATAATGTATGCGGATACGATTACGGACAGCATGCAAAAAACCATTGACGAGACCAACTATCGACGGGAAAAACAAATGGCCTACAATACGGAAAACAATATTGTCCCCAAAGCCTTGAACAAAAGCCTGGATAATGCGTTGGCCAAAAATTCGGTTTCGACCTATCATTTTGAAAAAGAAGCCCTACGTGCTGCGGAACCCGATTTGGAATACTTAACACCCCAGCAGAAAGAAAAAATAATTAGGGACAAGCGAAAGGCCATGGAGAAAGCGGCCAAAGAACTTAATTTCATGGAAGCTGCCAAACTCAGGGACGAAATAAAAATGCTTCAAGAGCAAGATTAA
- the sucC gene encoding ADP-forming succinate--CoA ligase subunit beta produces the protein MNLHEYQGKEILASFGVRVQRGIVAHNAKEAVSAAKQLTQETGTGWHVIKAQVHAGGRGKGGGVKLAKNLKEVEELAGNIIGMNLVTPQTSAEGKKVHQVLVAEDVYYPGDSETSEFYMSVLLNRGTGRNMIMYSTEGGMDIEEVAEKTPHLIFTEEVDPATGLLPFQARKIAFNLGLSGAAFKEMVRFVSSLYKAYRESDASLFEINPVLKTSDDKIMAVDAKVTIDDNSLYRRKAYAEMRDLREENAIEVEARAVGLNYVDLDGNVGCMVNGAGLAMATMDLIKMAGGEPANFLDVGGTADAKRVEEAFRIILKDANVKAILINIFGGIVRCDRVAQGVVDAYKNMGDSIQVPIIVRLQGTNAELAKEIIDSSGLAVHSAVQFQEAADKVKEVLS, from the coding sequence ATGAACCTTCATGAATATCAGGGTAAAGAGATTTTGGCAAGTTTTGGTGTACGCGTACAGCGCGGAATAGTTGCCCATAATGCTAAAGAAGCCGTAAGCGCCGCAAAGCAATTGACCCAGGAAACGGGAACGGGATGGCACGTTATCAAAGCTCAGGTACATGCTGGAGGTCGTGGGAAAGGTGGCGGCGTAAAGTTGGCCAAAAACCTAAAAGAAGTTGAAGAACTGGCCGGTAACATCATTGGGATGAACTTGGTGACCCCACAAACCTCTGCCGAAGGGAAAAAGGTACATCAGGTTTTGGTGGCGGAAGACGTATATTATCCCGGTGATAGTGAAACCAGCGAGTTCTATATGTCGGTTTTATTGAACCGCGGTACTGGTAGGAATATGATCATGTATTCCACGGAAGGGGGTATGGATATTGAAGAAGTGGCGGAGAAGACACCACATCTGATTTTTACCGAGGAGGTAGATCCTGCTACGGGACTATTGCCCTTTCAAGCCAGGAAGATTGCATTTAACCTGGGGTTGTCCGGAGCGGCATTCAAGGAAATGGTAAGGTTTGTTTCCTCGTTGTACAAGGCGTACCGGGAAAGTGATGCAAGCCTTTTTGAGATCAATCCCGTTTTAAAGACTTCGGATGATAAAATAATGGCCGTTGATGCCAAGGTCACTATTGATGACAATTCCCTTTACAGAAGAAAGGCCTATGCGGAAATGAGGGATTTGAGGGAAGAGAATGCCATTGAAGTGGAAGCCAGGGCCGTTGGGTTGAATTATGTGGATTTGGACGGTAATGTGGGCTGTATGGTCAATGGTGCAGGTTTGGCAATGGCTACCATGGATTTAATTAAAATGGCAGGTGGTGAACCCGCAAACTTTTTGGACGTGGGCGGAACGGCCGATGCCAAAAGGGTGGAGGAAGCTTTTCGAATCATTCTGAAGGATGCCAACGTAAAGGCTATCCTCATCAATATCTTTGGTGGAATCGTTCGTTGTGATCGAGTGGCACAAGGTGTTGTTGATGCCTACAAAAACATGGGGGATTCCATACAAGTGCCTATTATCGTAAGGCTTCAAGGGACCAATGCGGAGCTGGCCAAGGAAATTATCGACAGTTCAGGTTTGGCCGTACATTCTGCGGTCCAGTTCCAAGAGGCTGCGGATAAGGTAAAGGAGGTACTGTCCTAG
- a CDS encoding TerB family tellurite resistance protein, translating to MNSYQEKLSILSELIAFARVDYKMKDDEYDFLLSVANLMEVKKSSLDDLLKNKTEISIPRTQTDRIVQFHRLLLMMNIDNEQHKKEIEKLHNIGLWMGLPPSAISQVLEVMHQYPNKAVPPKVLLDIFRAHYN from the coding sequence ATGAATTCCTACCAAGAAAAGTTGAGCATTCTCAGTGAGCTTATTGCATTTGCCCGGGTGGACTATAAAATGAAAGATGATGAATACGACTTTTTATTAAGTGTGGCCAATTTAATGGAGGTCAAAAAGTCATCTTTGGATGATCTTCTTAAGAATAAGACCGAAATATCCATTCCCAGAACGCAAACCGACCGTATAGTTCAATTCCACCGATTATTGCTCATGATGAACATTGATAATGAGCAACATAAAAAGGAAATAGAAAAACTACATAATATTGGATTATGGATGGGCCTCCCGCCCTCTGCCATCTCCCAAGTTTTGGAAGTCATGCACCAATACCCCAATAAGGCGGTGCCCCCTAAAGTACTACTGGACATTTTTAGGGCCCACTACAACTAA
- a CDS encoding ABC transporter permease — protein sequence MGRLLQIEFIKLWNNRASKVLIVSYFIILTSIALIAAIKFDIGPVKFHLAEIGIFNFPYIWHFNTFVTAFFKLFLAIVIVSMMANEYSNKTIKQNLIDGLSKKEFILSKFLTVLSFAAISTVFVFVVSLILGLVYSDFNELSIIFSDLEFVLAFFIKLVGFFSFCLFLGILVKRSAFALGFLILWQISEGIIRGLMRWKLFDGDTTEKVMAFFPLQSMFNLIKEPITRLEAVQTVADQVGESIELDYYVHWYEFLIVLVWTFIFIYLSYALLKKRDL from the coding sequence ATGGGAAGATTACTTCAAATAGAATTCATAAAACTTTGGAACAATCGGGCAAGTAAGGTTCTCATCGTTTCCTACTTCATCATTTTAACCTCCATCGCACTTATTGCTGCTATAAAATTTGATATTGGCCCGGTAAAATTTCATTTGGCGGAGATCGGTATCTTTAATTTTCCGTATATCTGGCATTTCAACACCTTTGTCACCGCATTCTTCAAGCTCTTTTTGGCCATTGTCATTGTCTCAATGATGGCCAATGAGTACAGCAACAAAACCATAAAACAAAACTTGATTGACGGCCTTTCCAAAAAGGAATTCATATTATCCAAGTTTCTGACCGTACTTTCGTTTGCAGCCATTTCAACGGTTTTTGTATTTGTGGTCTCCCTTATATTGGGACTTGTGTATTCCGATTTTAATGAGCTTTCCATCATATTCTCGGATTTGGAATTTGTTCTGGCCTTTTTCATAAAACTGGTCGGTTTTTTCTCGTTTTGCCTGTTTTTGGGCATTCTGGTTAAACGCTCGGCATTTGCTTTGGGGTTCTTAATACTGTGGCAGATTTCGGAGGGGATCATCAGGGGATTGATGCGTTGGAAACTTTTCGATGGGGATACCACGGAAAAGGTGATGGCCTTTTTTCCATTGCAATCCATGTTCAACCTCATCAAGGAACCTATAACCCGATTGGAAGCGGTACAGACCGTTGCGGACCAAGTAGGGGAATCCATTGAATTGGATTATTATGTCCATTGGTATGAGTTCCTGATTGTTCTCGTTTGGACGTTCATTTTCATCTATTTGTCCTATGCATTATTAAAAAAGCGTGATTTATAG
- a CDS encoding T9SS type B sorting domain-containing protein, producing the protein MKKKLLLFFAYCIYSFGFSQECPDLISPADGAVNVPVDATITWEAVQGIPGYRILLGRTPGASDLATVTVGSATSYTPARGLPESTEIFVTIVLDFFQGQEDIVCDSQSFTTEDVTTPPDCTSLRIPEDGATDVSVFSNVVWNYAPTATNYDVIIGTQPGMGDIVNTNVTDLRINPPGEFPENSEIYVRIIPRNENGSAQNCTEFSFTTREPAPLPGCTSLISPLDGAINVPLTPFLEWVPVPEATRYRVTLGTTPTENDVLDNAVFTTNSTFVLNFEPNQTFFITIVPFNESGDAIGCSQESFSTILGCGPFLDRVTGELVTLSPDLELPDVFSFCENGDPLRITAPEGADGYRWFRIDQFDNEILLSEDTEITIDQSGDYFLEAYTMASQPGELIECPTILGFTAIASEIATIDGLDIRDTNLGLDVTVQVSGTGDYEYAIDTIDGPYQDDTVFRGIAPGTHTIYVRDKNGCGIAQETFEQNLIVEGFPKFFTPNGDPFNQFWQFKQPQEGEPVALVSIQVYDRFGRLLSEFSSDAPGWDGTINGRPLPSGGYWFRAIDDENKVFKGFFTLKR; encoded by the coding sequence ATGAAAAAAAAATTGCTGCTATTTTTTGCGTACTGCATATATAGTTTTGGCTTTTCCCAAGAATGCCCGGATTTAATTTCCCCTGCGGATGGCGCGGTAAATGTTCCCGTGGATGCCACTATTACGTGGGAGGCTGTGCAGGGCATTCCCGGTTATCGGATTTTACTGGGAAGAACCCCTGGAGCAAGTGATTTGGCAACGGTAACGGTGGGTAGCGCCACATCGTATACCCCTGCCCGGGGTTTGCCCGAGAGCACCGAAATCTTTGTGACCATAGTCCTTGATTTTTTCCAAGGACAGGAGGACATCGTGTGTGACTCACAATCATTTACCACTGAAGATGTCACTACACCACCGGACTGTACAAGTCTACGAATACCCGAGGACGGTGCTACCGATGTGAGTGTCTTTTCAAATGTGGTATGGAATTATGCCCCCACGGCAACGAACTACGATGTCATCATCGGTACCCAACCTGGTATGGGGGATATTGTAAATACCAATGTTACGGACCTAAGGATAAATCCCCCAGGTGAATTTCCCGAAAACAGCGAAATATATGTACGCATAATTCCACGCAACGAAAATGGCAGCGCCCAAAATTGCACGGAGTTCAGCTTTACAACACGGGAACCGGCGCCCTTGCCGGGTTGTACCAGTCTTATAAGTCCTTTGGATGGGGCCATAAATGTGCCGCTCACCCCTTTTCTGGAATGGGTCCCCGTTCCTGAGGCAACGCGCTATAGGGTAACCTTGGGAACCACCCCAACAGAAAACGATGTACTTGATAATGCAGTATTTACCACAAATAGCACCTTTGTATTGAACTTTGAGCCCAATCAGACTTTTTTCATCACCATTGTCCCCTTCAATGAATCCGGAGATGCCATTGGATGTAGTCAGGAATCATTTTCCACCATATTGGGATGTGGTCCCTTTTTGGATAGGGTCACGGGGGAGTTGGTTACATTGAGTCCGGATTTGGAATTACCGGATGTTTTTTCCTTTTGTGAAAACGGCGACCCCCTCAGGATTACCGCACCAGAGGGAGCTGATGGTTATAGATGGTTTCGTATTGATCAATTTGATAACGAAATTTTGCTTTCGGAAGATACGGAAATCACCATTGATCAATCTGGGGATTATTTTTTGGAAGCGTATACCATGGCCTCCCAACCAGGCGAGCTGATCGAATGTCCCACAATTTTGGGATTTACCGCAATAGCATCGGAAATTGCCACCATTGATGGGCTTGATATTAGGGATACAAATTTGGGATTGGATGTAACGGTCCAAGTTTCCGGAACCGGGGATTATGAATATGCCATTGATACTATTGACGGCCCCTATCAAGACGATACTGTTTTTAGGGGAATTGCCCCGGGAACCCATACCATTTATGTTAGGGACAAAAATGGTTGTGGCATTGCGCAGGAGACATTTGAGCAAAACCTTATTGTAGAGGGATTTCCCAAGTTTTTTACGCCAAATGGCGATCCATTCAATCAATTTTGGCAGTTCAAACAACCCCAGGAGGGTGAGCCCGTTGCCCTGGTAAGTATTCAAGTTTACGACAGGTTTGGAAGACTTCTTTCGGAGTTTTCATCAGATGCACCAGGTTGGGATGGTACTATAAATGGCAGACCCCTTCCTTCAGGGGGATATTGGTTTAGGGCCATTGATGATGAGAATAAAGTCTTTAAGGGCTTCTTTACCCTTAAACGCTAG
- a CDS encoding Hsp20/alpha crystallin family protein, whose protein sequence is MLTKRNNLILPSLMNDFFKPDWFGGMDTFANVPAVNIRENERDFMLELAIPGFKKEDFNIEIDNEVLTISSNTKAEHTTKEENYTRREFSISAFRRAFTLPETVDTDKIDAVYEAGVLKVTLPKKEEALPKPKRLIEIG, encoded by the coding sequence ATGTTAACTAAAAGAAACAATTTGATATTACCAAGTTTGATGAATGATTTCTTCAAGCCAGATTGGTTTGGGGGAATGGATACGTTTGCCAACGTCCCCGCTGTGAATATTAGGGAAAACGAAAGGGATTTTATGTTGGAATTGGCAATTCCTGGTTTTAAAAAGGAAGATTTTAACATAGAAATAGACAACGAAGTCCTTACCATTTCATCCAATACTAAAGCGGAGCATACCACTAAGGAAGAAAATTATACAAGAAGGGAATTTTCAATTTCTGCATTCAGGCGTGCGTTCACCTTGCCTGAAACTGTGGACACGGATAAAATCGATGCTGTTTATGAAGCTGGGGTTTTAAAAGTGACCCTTCCTAAAAAAGAGGAGGCGTTGCCCAAACCAAAACGTCTCATTGAAATAGGATAA
- a CDS encoding ABC transporter ATP-binding protein codes for METILTVKNLTKKFGHLTAVKDLSFTIEKGNVYGILGPNGSGKSTTLGIILNVVNRTAGEFSWFDGTTSTHDALKKVGAIIERPNFYPYMSAEKNLKLVCKIKEVSEDKILEKLELVGLLERKDSKFKTYSLGMKQRLAIASALLNDPEILILDEPTNGLDPAGIHQIREIIKRIAAQGTTILLASHLLDEVEKVCSHVVILRKGEKLYSGPVDSMLASHGFFELRTADMKGLKDLLSKHASFGNIVGGNGTLTAYLKEEMDAEELNKMLFKEGIVLSHLVKRRESLEEQFLTLTKNS; via the coding sequence TTGGAAACCATACTCACGGTTAAGAACCTAACTAAAAAGTTTGGGCATTTAACAGCCGTAAAGGACTTATCCTTTACCATAGAAAAAGGAAACGTTTACGGCATCCTAGGTCCCAATGGCAGTGGTAAGTCCACTACTTTGGGCATTATATTGAATGTAGTCAATCGAACCGCTGGGGAATTCAGCTGGTTTGATGGGACAACCTCCACCCATGACGCCCTAAAAAAAGTAGGAGCCATTATTGAGCGACCTAATTTTTACCCTTATATGTCCGCGGAAAAGAATTTGAAGTTGGTTTGTAAGATCAAGGAGGTTTCTGAAGATAAGATTCTTGAAAAATTGGAATTGGTTGGACTGTTGGAACGAAAGGACAGTAAGTTCAAAACCTATTCCCTGGGCATGAAACAGCGACTTGCCATAGCCTCTGCCTTATTGAACGATCCTGAAATCCTGATCTTGGATGAACCCACCAATGGATTGGATCCGGCGGGAATACATCAAATAAGGGAAATTATCAAAAGAATTGCCGCGCAAGGGACGACCATACTTTTGGCTTCCCATTTATTGGACGAAGTGGAAAAAGTCTGCTCCCACGTGGTCATTCTTAGAAAAGGTGAAAAATTGTATTCCGGTCCTGTGGATAGTATGCTCGCCAGTCACGGTTTCTTTGAATTGAGAACCGCAGATATGAAAGGGTTAAAAGACCTGTTGTCCAAACATGCCAGTTTTGGGAACATTGTAGGAGGGAATGGCACATTGACCGCCTATTTGAAAGAAGAGATGGATGCAGAGGAATTGAACAAGATGTTATTTAAAGAGGGTATTGTACTGTCCCACCTGGTAAAACGAAGGGAAAGTTTGGAAGAGCAATTTTTAACCTTAACCAAAAATTCGTAA
- a CDS encoding LON peptidase substrate-binding domain-containing protein codes for MKLPLFPLQSVFFPGETVPLHIFEERYKQLINDCRDEAITFGIPVFINNTVEYGTEVQLVEVVNTYDSGEMDVVCVARQVFKILTFDNEMEGKQYAGGIVEFLDSNNDAELSLRQEVYDKMKKLYDLMSVQFPSIPLDKFNSYAFGHKMGLSFEQEYDLLKLSNETQRLQYIATHLDTTTTVLEQINRTKAVIEMNGHFKNFDPLDFKDFKVN; via the coding sequence ATGAAACTTCCTCTTTTTCCTTTACAGTCCGTTTTTTTTCCTGGAGAAACTGTTCCACTCCACATTTTTGAGGAGCGTTACAAACAACTGATCAATGATTGCAGGGACGAAGCCATAACTTTTGGTATTCCCGTTTTCATTAATAACACCGTAGAATATGGAACCGAAGTACAGTTGGTTGAAGTAGTAAACACCTATGATTCCGGGGAAATGGATGTGGTCTGTGTGGCACGACAGGTATTTAAGATATTAACGTTTGACAACGAGATGGAAGGTAAACAATATGCGGGCGGCATTGTGGAATTCCTGGACTCCAATAATGATGCGGAACTTTCCCTAAGGCAAGAAGTGTACGATAAGATGAAAAAGCTTTATGATCTGATGTCCGTACAATTTCCGTCCATTCCGTTGGATAAATTCAATAGCTATGCTTTTGGTCATAAAATGGGTCTTTCCTTTGAGCAGGAGTACGACCTGTTAAAGCTGTCCAATGAGACCCAACGTTTACAGTATATCGCAACGCATTTGGATACCACCACCACCGTTTTGGAACAAATCAACCGGACCAAAGCGGTCATAGAGATGAACGGTCACTTTAAAAATTTCGACCCTTTGGATTTCAAGGATTTTAAGGTAAACTAG